In Thiomonas arsenitoxydans, the genomic stretch CTGGTCACGCCGGAGAGTTGCGGCAGCGCCTTGAGCCGGTCCATCAGCGCGGTGTTGGCGCTAGAGAGCTGCGCGGCGCTGGTGGCCGACAGGCTGAACTGATAGGGGTAGCGGCTGGCGATGTCGTTGATGGTCAGGTCTTGCACCGGCTGCAGATAGGTTGCTATGCCTTCGACCTTGGCGGCGCGCGCGTCGAGCCGGTTGATGAGGGCCTGCACCCGCGGGCGTTGTTCCAGCGGCTTGAGGTAGATGAGCAGCCGCCCGGTGTTCATGGTGGTGTTCACCCCGTCGATGCCGACCACCGATGACACCGATTCCACCGCCGGATCTTTGAGCAGCGCATCGACCAGCGCCTGCTGGCGCGCGTTCATCGACTGGAACGACACGTCCTGTGGCGCCACGGTGGTGGCCTGGATCATGCCGGTGTCCTGCACCGGAAAGAAGCCTTTGGGAATGAGCACATACAGCACCACCGTGAGCACCAGCGTGCCCGCCGCGAACAGCAGCACCAGCGGCTGATGCCGCAGCACCCAGCGCAGCGCGCGGGTGTAGCGGGCCGAAAGTCGGTCGAAAAACGCGCCGGTGGAACGGAACAACTGACTCTGTTTTTCCTCCGGCGTATGCCGCAGCAGGCGGGCCGACAGCATGGGCGTGAAGGTCAGCGACACGATGGCCGAAATGACAATGGCCACCGCCAGGGTGATGGCGAATTCGCGGAACAGCCGCCCCACCACATCGCCCATGAACAGCAGCGGAATGAGCACGGCGATGAGCGAGAAGGTGAGGGTGATGATGGTGAAGCCGATCTGCCCCGCGCCCTTGAGCGCGGCGGTCAGCGGCCGCTCGCCGGCCTCGATATAGCGCGAGATGTTTTCGATCATCACAATGGCGTCGTCCACCACGAAGCCGGTGGCGATGGTCAGCGCCATGAGGGTGAGGGTGTTGATGGAAAAGCCGAACAGATACATCGCGCCGAAAGTGCCCACCAGCGCCAGCGGCACTGCGGTGGCCGGAATGAAGGTGGCGCGCACGCTGCGCAGGAACACGAAGATCACCAGCACCACCAGCAGCACGGCCAGCAGCAGCTCGAACTGCACGTCGGCAATGGCCGCGCGGATGGTCACGGTGCGGTCGGACAACACCGAGAGCTGCGCGGCGGCGGGAAGCTGCGTCTGCAGGCTGGGCAGCAGCTTGTGAATCGCATCGACCACGGCGATGACATTGGCCCCCGGCTGGCGCTGCACGTTGATCACAATGCCGGGCTTGCCGTTGACCAGCGCGGCCTGCCAGGCGTTTTCGGCGCCCGTGCTGATGGTGGCCACGTCGCCCAGCCGCACCGGCGCGCCGCCGGAGTAGGCGATGATCATGTCGCGGTATTGCTGCGGCGACTGCAACTGGTCGTTGGCGTCGATGCTGAACGACTGCTGGCTGCCGCTGATGCTGCCTTTGGGGCTGTTGACGTTCGCCCCGGCAATCGCGGTGCGAATGCTGTCGAGCGTCAGCCCCAGCGCGGCCAGCGCCGGGCCGTTGACCGTCACGCGAATGGCGGGTTTATGCCCGCCCGAGAGCGTGACCAAGCCCACGCCCGATACCTGCGAGAGCTTCTGGCTCAGGCGCGTATCGGCCAGGTCGTACAGGGTGGTGAGCGGCAGGGTGGCCGAGGTCAGGCCGAGGGTGATAACGGGGGCGTCGGCCGGGTTGACCTTGGCGTAGATGGGCGGCTGCGGCAGGTCGGAAGGCAGCAGATTGCTCGCGCCGTTGATCGCAGCCTGCACTTCCTGCTCGGCTACGGAAAGCGACAGCGACAGATCGAAGCGCAGGGTGATGACCGACGCACCGCCGGAACTCACCGACCACATCTGCGCCAACCCCGGCATCTGCCCGAACTGCTGTTCCAGCGGGCCGGTGACCGAGGAGGCCATCACGTCCGGGCTGGCGCCGGGGTAGAGCGTGGTGACCTGGATGGTGGGGTAATCGACTTCGGGCATCGCGGCTTGCGGCAGCAGCTTATAGCCCACGAACCCGGCCACCAGCACCGCAATCATCAGCAGCGTGGTGGCGATGGGGCGCAGGATGAACAGCCGTGAGGGGCTCGGCCGGTCTTCGAGCGGCTCCCCCTCCCAACCTCCCCCACGAGTGGGGGAGGAGAGGTCGGCGCTGCGCGTTTCCTTCGGATGCCCCTCCCAACCTCCCCCATCCGTAGGGGAGGGGTTTGCTCCCTCTCCGCTTTGCGGGGAGGGCTGGGGTGGGGAGGCTTTATCGTCGTGTGGCGCACTCATGCTCAGCGTGCTCCGCTGGCGGCGGGCTTGGCGTGGGCGTCAGGCCGGGCACGCTCCTTACCGGCGCCGCCTGCGGACTGCACCATTGCCTGCACCACTTTCACCTCGCGGCCGTCGCGCAGGCGGTCGAGGCCGTCGGTGACGACGCGCTCGCCCGGCTTCAGGCCGCTGACGATCTGCGTGAGGTTGTCAAACGCCACTCCGGTTTTCACCACCCGCATGTTCACTTTGTTGTCCGGCCCGATGACATACACATAAGTGCCGGGCGCGCCAACCGCCACGGCGGTGGTGGGCACCACGATCGCGTCAGGGATGGTGCGCACCAGCAGCCGCACGTTGACGAACTGGTTGGGGAACAGGGTCAGCTTCGGGTTGGCGAACTCGGCGCGCAGATTGAGGGTGCCCGTCGTGCTGTTGATCTGGTTGTCGGCCGCGACCAGCTTGCCGGTTTCGAGCAACTGGGTGTTGCGGGCATCCCAGGACTGCGTTTGCAACTGCTTGCCCGCCATGAGCTGGCTCACCACCTCGCCAATCTGCTGCTGCGGCAGAGCGAAGGTCACGTCCACCGGCTGCACCTGCGCGATGGTGGCAACCGGCGAGGCCGAATTGGTGCTGCTGCTGGTGTTGCTGCCCACGGCGCCCGAAGTCGTCACCATATTGCCGGCGTCCACCGGGCGCAGGCCGGTGAGGCCGCTGACCGGGGCGGTGATGCGCGTCCAGCTCAGTTGCAGTTTGGCGTTGTCGAGCGCGGCCTTGTTGGCGTCGAGCGTGGCTTTGATCTGGGCCACGGTGGCGCGCTGGTCGCTGACCTGTTGCGCCGAAATCGAATCTTGCTTGAGCAGGGTTTCATAGCGCAGTAAATCGCTTTGCGCACCGGCGAGCTGCGCCTGCGTCTGCTCCAGTTGCGCCTGCGCCTGCTCCACCGCGATGCGGAAAGGCCGCGGGTCGATCTGCGCGAGCAACTGCCCGGCCTTGACCGTCTGCCCCTGCTTGTAGTCCACGCTCTGCAGCAGTCCGGCCACCCGCGGCATCACGTTCACATAGCTGCGCGGCGTAACCGTGCCCAGCGCGGTCAGCCAGACCGGCACGTCCTGCGTTTTGGCGACGGATGCCGTGACCGGCTGCGGCGGCATTTGCCCTTTTTCCATTCCGCCCGGGCCGCGCATCTGCGCCTGCGCCGGGTGCTCGCTGCCCAGCAGGGCCAGACCGCCCGCGGCGAGCAGGGCCACGCCCAGCCCGCCCCAAAGCCAGCGGCGGGCGGTCAAGGGACGGCGATGTTGGTCAGGGGAGGGGGAATTCGCAGTCATGGGCGGGGTGTCACGGTGGAAAAACAGATCGGTTGGCAGTCTTCACATCCTGCCAGCGCGAGGTGAAAGTCGTGTGCAGGCAGTGTGAAGAAGTATGTCGCTTTGAGTCTGCCGCTGGGGCGTCAAGCCTTGGGCTG encodes the following:
- a CDS encoding MdtB/MuxB family multidrug efflux RND transporter permease subunit, giving the protein MSAPHDDKASPPQPSPQSGEGANPSPTDGGGWEGHPKETRSADLSSPTRGGGWEGEPLEDRPSPSRLFILRPIATTLLMIAVLVAGFVGYKLLPQAAMPEVDYPTIQVTTLYPGASPDVMASSVTGPLEQQFGQMPGLAQMWSVSSGGASVITLRFDLSLSLSVAEQEVQAAINGASNLLPSDLPQPPIYAKVNPADAPVITLGLTSATLPLTTLYDLADTRLSQKLSQVSGVGLVTLSGGHKPAIRVTVNGPALAALGLTLDSIRTAIAGANVNSPKGSISGSQQSFSIDANDQLQSPQQYRDMIIAYSGGAPVRLGDVATISTGAENAWQAALVNGKPGIVINVQRQPGANVIAVVDAIHKLLPSLQTQLPAAAQLSVLSDRTVTIRAAIADVQFELLLAVLLVVLVIFVFLRSVRATFIPATAVPLALVGTFGAMYLFGFSINTLTLMALTIATGFVVDDAIVMIENISRYIEAGERPLTAALKGAGQIGFTIITLTFSLIAVLIPLLFMGDVVGRLFREFAITLAVAIVISAIVSLTFTPMLSARLLRHTPEEKQSQLFRSTGAFFDRLSARYTRALRWVLRHQPLVLLFAAGTLVLTVVLYVLIPKGFFPVQDTGMIQATTVAPQDVSFQSMNARQQALVDALLKDPAVESVSSVVGIDGVNTTMNTGRLLIYLKPLEQRPRVQALINRLDARAAKVEGIATYLQPVQDLTINDIASRYPYQFSLSATSAAQLSSANTALMDRLKALPQLSGVTSDLQDQGLQAYVDVDRSAASRLGISMSAVDSALYNAFGQRLVSTIFTQSAQYRVVLGVEKQPDQGLGAFNSVYLTGSNGQAVPLSTIATIEPRATPLAIDHLGQFPAALISFQLASGVSLGEAVDAIKQAAKQAALPASVTIAFQGSASAFQSALSNQLWLLLAAVATMYIVLGVLYESYIHPITILSTLPSAGIGALLALMATGHDLTVIAIIGIILLIGIVQKNAILMVDFALDAQRNQGLPPDEAMLQAAHLRLRPILMTTFAALFGAVPLALGTGMGSELRQPLGIAIVGGLLVSQVLTLFTTPVIYLAFDRLATRTAAWRARTFGSAQPAAALSDEDAQ
- a CDS encoding efflux RND transporter periplasmic adaptor subunit; the protein is MTANSPSPDQHRRPLTARRWLWGGLGVALLAAGGLALLGSEHPAQAQMRGPGGMEKGQMPPQPVTASVAKTQDVPVWLTALGTVTPRSYVNVMPRVAGLLQSVDYKQGQTVKAGQLLAQIDPRPFRIAVEQAQAQLEQTQAQLAGAQSDLLRYETLLKQDSISAQQVSDQRATVAQIKATLDANKAALDNAKLQLSWTRITAPVSGLTGLRPVDAGNMVTTSGAVGSNTSSSTNSASPVATIAQVQPVDVTFALPQQQIGEVVSQLMAGKQLQTQSWDARNTQLLETGKLVAADNQINSTTGTLNLRAEFANPKLTLFPNQFVNVRLLVRTIPDAIVVPTTAVAVGAPGTYVYVIGPDNKVNMRVVKTGVAFDNLTQIVSGLKPGERVVTDGLDRLRDGREVKVVQAMVQSAGGAGKERARPDAHAKPAASGAR